In Felis catus isolate Fca126 chromosome A3, F.catus_Fca126_mat1.0, whole genome shotgun sequence, a single genomic region encodes these proteins:
- the BPIFB1 gene encoding BPI fold-containing family B member 1: MAGPLTFTLLCGLLAVTLAETTLRPPAVLSLGREVIKERLTQELKDHDAVNILQQLPLLSTIREKPAGGIPILGNLVNSILNHIIWLKVTSANILQLLVQPSDEGQGLAVKIPLDMVAGLNTPLVKTIVEMHMQTEVQAIITVNASERGHTHLVLEDCSNSHGSLRISLLQKLSFLVNSLANKVMSLLVPALPKLVKTQLCPVIKEAFEDMHVDLLSLVRAPISLGSNHLEFDPLSPAIKGNVIQLKLGAKLVNSQGNVTKWFKESAVSLTVPALDNTPFSLTVRQDVVNAAVAALLPQEELVVLLDYVLPELARQLKSSIKVISTKAADQLGPTQMVKILTQETPDLLLDQGTAKVAQLIVLEVFATNEAHRPFFTLGIEASSEAQFYTRDDRLMLNFNEISSDRIHLMNSGIGLFNPELLKNVTTEILNSVLLPNQNGKLRPGISIPMVKALGFEEASSFLTKDSLVITPASQ, from the exons ATGGCTGGCCCATTAACCTTCACCCTCCTCTGTGGTTTGCTGGCAGTGACTTTGGCTGAAACCACCCTCCGCCCCCCTGCGGTTCTTAGCCTCGGCCGTGAAGTCATCAAAGAGA GGCTGACACAGGAGTTGAAGGATCACGACGCCGTCAACATCCTCCAGCAGCTGCCACTGCTCAGCACCATACGGGAGAAGCCAGCCGGGGGCATCCCCATACTCGGCAACCTGGTGAACTCCATCCTGAACCATATCATCTG GCTGAAAGTCACCTCAGCCAACATCCTCCAACTGCTGGTGCAACCCTCAGATGAAGGCCAAGGGCTGGCGGTCAAGATCCCCCTGGACATGGTGGCTGGACTCAACAC GCCCCTGGTCAAGACCATCGTGGAGATGCACATGCAGACAGAGGTCCAAGCCATCATCACAGTGAACGCCAGTGAGAGGGGCCACACCCACCTCGTCCTCGAGGACTGCTCCAATAGCCATGGGAGCCTGCGCATCAGCCTGCTGCAAAA GCTCTCCTTTCTGGTCAACTCCTTAGCCAACAAGGTCATGAGCCTCCTGGTGCCAGCCCTGCCCAAACTGGTGAAAACCCAG CTGTGTCCTGTGATCAAGGAGGCCTTTGAGGACATGCATGTGGACCTCCTGAGCCTGGTGAGGG CGCCCATTTCCCTCGGCTCTAACCACCTGGAGTTTGACCCTCTGTCTCCTGCCATCAAGGGTAATGTTATCCAGCTGAAGCTGGGG GCCAAGTTGGTGAACTCTCAAGGAAATGTGACCAAGTGGTTCAAAGAGTCTGCAGTTTCCCTAACGGTGCCCGCCCTGGACAACACCCCTTTCAGCCTCACTGTGAGGCAGGATGTGGTGAATGCTGCTGTAGCTGCCTTGCTCCCTCAAGAAGAACTCGTAGTCCTGTTGGACTATGTG CTTCCTGAGCTGGCTCGCCAGTTGAAGTCAAGCATCAAGGTGATCAGTACCAAG GCTGCGGATCAGCTGGGGCCCACACAAATGGTGAAGATCCTAACTCAAGAGACCCCAGATCTCCTTCTGGACCAGGGTACTGCCAAGGTGGCCCAATTGATCGTCCTGGAAGTATTCGCCACCAATGAAGCCCACCGCCCCTTCTTCACCCTGGGCATT GAAGCCAGCTCAGAAGCTCAGTTTTACACCAGAGATGACCGACTTATGCTCAACTTTAACGAAATCAG TTCTGATCGAATCCACTTGATGAACTCAGGCATTGGCCTGTTCAAC CCTGAACTTCTGAAAAACGTCACCACTGAGATCCTCAACTCCGTCCTACTGCCAAACCAGAATG GCAAACTAAGACCCGGGATCTCGATACCGATGGTGAAGGCCTTGGGATTCGAGGAAGCTTCGAGCTTTCTTACCAAG GATTCTCTTGTGATCACCCCGGCCTCCCAGTAG